A genomic segment from Fusarium keratoplasticum isolate Fu6.1 chromosome 10, whole genome shotgun sequence encodes:
- a CDS encoding Mitochondrial intermediate peptidase encodes MKPPQSPPSFTTTPSALLAETSINISSTTALEDSLVSTLTPSTATFSNLLLPILHHDHHVSKSGLIARLFSSVSEDKDLRDASRKVEEMTLKANAEGLMRRDVASLVKAVYEKHQRGEEALDDESAYMLFKTHRAYQNTGAGIQDEALREKYMAAVEERNQVLVAARKTISESDEGIYFTRDELAGVPSNILDAMALSEDGTKLKVTFKKGHLISVMKHAISPRTRKALLMAKEQRFPENVARLERAVELRNSTARMLGFKTHAALKMEDKMAKSVESVIARLERLRTELKPLAEEEMKTLYKIKKTYINDHGTDEDPEDASRLNAWDWAFYARILEKERYSVDSLLISEYFEVNHSLKGMLGIFEELFGMVFIPTDAPTWQKDVTVYEAWDSEDQGGGFLGYLYLDLFAREGKYSGAHSSLIQPGFTTPENTRHYPSSSLVTSLIHTPSRPTLLMHSELKTMFHELGHAIHKLVTRTVHQHGCARDFVEIPSILLESWIWVPSVLRRLGRHYSYLDDEGLAFWEGQKGERERPSETLPEKLALDLARTKHVNGAHAMLHQVFLALFDLTIHNAEEGRPVDTTELWNKSKSEIMGLWREDSIGQASFAHPFRGYDAAYFTYALSKVYATDLWVSAFKTNPMDKAAGLKYRQLVLQPGGSQPELKSLTNFLGREPNDEAYYSEISSSPDTQGLNTTHPLALL; translated from the exons ctcctcctccccatcTTGCATCATGACCACCATGTCTCCAAGTCCGGCCTCATCGCCCGTCTCTTCAGCTCCGTCTCCGAGGACAAAGACCTCCGCGACGCGTCCCGCAAGGTCGAAGAGATGACCCTCAAAGCCAACGCCGAAGGCCTCATGCGCAGAGACGTCGCATCCCTCGTAAAAGCCGTATACGAGAAACATCAACGTGGTGAAGAAGCGTTAGACGATGAGTCGGCGTACATGCTCTTCAAGACACACCGTGCGTATCAAAACACAGGCGCAGGCATCCAGGATGAAGCCCTCCGGGAAAAGTACATGGCCGCTGTCGAAGAACGTAACCAAGTCCTCGTAGCAGCACGGAAAACCATCAGCGAATCCGATGAGGGCATCTACTTCACACGTGATGAACTCGCCGGTGTCCCTTCCAACATCCTGGATGCCATGGCCCTTAGTGAGGACGGCACAAAGCTCAAAGTCACATTCAAAAAGggccatctcatctcggTCATGAAGCATGCTATTAGCCCTCGTACGCGCAAGGCTCTCCTCATGGCAAAGGAGCAGCGCTTCCCCGAGAACGTGGCGCGACTCGAGAGAGCTGTAGAGCTACGCAACAGCACCGCGAGAATGCTGGGCTTCAAGACACACGCCGCTCTTAAAATGGAAGATAAAATGGCCAAGAGTGTCGAAAGCGTCATCGCAAGACTCGAAAGACTAAGAACCGAGCTCAAACCACTAGCCGAAGAAGAAATGAAGACACTCTACAAGATTAAAAAGACGTACATCAATGACCACGGAACCGACGAAGACCCCGAAGATGCTTCAAGACTCAACGCATGGGACTGGGCCTTTTACGCGCGAATCCTCGAAAAGGAGCGATACTCTGTCGACTCGCTGCTCATCTCCGAGTACTTCGAGGTCAACCACAGTCTCAAGGGCATGCTCGGCATCTTTGAGGAGTTGTTTGGCATGGTCTTTATCCCAACTGATGCGCCGACGTGGCAGAAGGATGTCACCGTTTATGAAGCGTGGGACTCGGAGGATCAGGGTGGAGGGTTCTTGGGATATCTATATCTTGACCTCTTTGCTCGAGAGGGTAAATACTCTGGCGCCCACAGCTCCCTCATCCAACCA GGCTTCACAACCCCCGAAAACACGCGCCACTacccttcctcctccctcgtAACATCCCTCATCCACACCCCCTCCCGTCCAACGCTCCTCATGCACTCGGAGCTCAAGACAATGTTCCACGAGCTTGGCCACGCCATCCACAAGCTCGTGACGCGGACGGTGCACCAGCACGGCTGCGCCCGTGACTTTGTCGAGATCCCCAGTATTCTCCTCGAGAGCTGGATTTGGGTTCCGTCCGTCCTGCGTCGCCTGGGCCGTCATTATAGCTACCTAGACGACGAGGGGCTGGCATTCTGGGAGGGTCAGAAAGGTGAACGGGAGCGGCCGAGTGAGACGCTCCCGGAAAAGTTGGCGCTAGATCTCGCGAGGACCAAGCATGTCAATGGCGCACATGCGATGCTACACCAAGTCTTTCTTGCGCTGTTTGATCTTACCATTCAcaacgccgaggagggcCGTCCAGTGGACACCACCGAGCTCTGGAACAAGAGCAAGTCGGAAATCATGGGTCTATGGAGAGAAGACAGCATCGGCCAGGCTTCATTTGCCCACCCATTCAGAGGATACGATGCCGCATACTTTACCTATGCCCT GTCCAAAGTCTACGCCACAGATCTCTGGGTCAGCGCATTCAAAACAAACCCCATGGACAAGGCTGCCGGTCTCAAGTACCGCCAGCTCGTCCTGCAACCTGGAGGCAGCCAACCAGAGCTCAAGAGTCTCACCAACTTTCTAGGACGTGAACCCAACGACGAGGCCTACTACTCCGAGATCTCTAGTTCACCAGACACACAAGGCCTCAACACAACGCACCCATTGGCGCTTCTGTAA
- a CDS encoding MFS domain-containing protein, with protein sequence MAHQAQDNARDLAQNVSHDGEKSQCVHEELKHDDGDLEGDTRSYATTAPKTSTAEIKLVRKLDWIILPTLWIMYWFNYLDRNAITVARLDGLEEELNLTSTQYQTSVAILFVGYILGQVPSNMLITRLRPSIFMASFMALWAVVSTLTAIAKDFKGLLLTRFFLGVVEAPFYPGALYMLSMFYNRNEIATRISILFTANICGTAFAGLIAIGVFKMSGIAGLAGWRWLFILQGIITFIVSIVSIFILPDEPQNTRWLSQEERNLAASRIAEDTVRLKANTSTWAGLVEALRDPNLWVLIFVQHLHLAASNFKNFFPTIVETLGFSRNVTLALTCPPYLVSGVISIAWAASSGHFNERVWHITASKCVAVLGFVLACTTLNIGARYFAMCTFATGVYSANSIILGWVSTTCGQTREKKAISLAIVNTVASISAIYGPYLWPKSNAPRYTIPMLASAAFSIGAVFLAWLLRWMLVRANKKLLQQSGDSRPNLYPY encoded by the exons ATGGCGCACCAAGCCCAGGATAACGCCCGTGACTTGGCCCAGAATGTCTCTCACGATGGTGAGAAGTCGCAGTGCGTCCATGAAGAACTCAAGcacgacgacggcgaccTCGAGGGAGACACTAGAAGCTATGCTACTACGGCTCCCAAGACGTCTACGGCTGAGATCAAGCTTGTGCGAAAGCTTGACTGGATCATCTTGCCCACTCTTTGGATCAT GTACTGGTTCAACTATCTAGATCGAAACGCAATCACTGTTGCCcgcctcgacggccttgaaGAGGAGCTGAACTTGACATCGACTCAGTATCAAACCTCGGTGGCCATCCTCTTTGTCGGATACATCCTTGGTCAGGTACCCAGCA ACATGCTCATCACTCGACTCCGGCCGTCCATATTCATGGCATCCTTCATGGCGCTTTGGGCCGTTGTCAGTACCCTCACGGCCATAGCCAAGGATTTTAAAGGGCTGCTTCTCAcccgcttcttcctcggcgttgTCGAAGCTCCTTTCTATCCCGGCGCGCTTTATATGCTGTCCATGTTCTACAATAGGAACGAAATCGCGACGAGGATTTCTATCCTCTTTACTGCGAATATTTGTGGCACCGCGTTCGCTGGCCTCATTGCCATTGGCGTTTTTAAGATGAGCGGTATCGCCGGCCTCGCAGGATGGAGGTGGTTATTCATCCTCCAAGGGATCATCACCTTTATCGTGTCTATTGTTTCTATATTCATCCTACCGGACGAGCCCCAAAACACTCGCTGGTTATCCCAAGAGGAACGCAACCTCGCAGCTTCTCGCATTGCTGAGGATACCGTCcgtctcaaggccaacacCAGCACTTGGGCCGGTCTCGTCGAGGCGCTGCGTGACCCAAACCTTTGGGTTCTGATCTTCGTCCAACATCTACACTTGGCCGCCAGCAATTTCAAGAACTTTTTTCCGACTATTGTCGAAACTCTGGGGTTCTCTCGGAACGTCACGCTCGCACTGACGTGCCCCCCTTACCTTGTGTCAGgcgtcatctccatcgcGTGGGCAGCGAGCTCCG GACACTTTAATGAAAGAGTCTGGCACATCACGGCTTCAAAGTGTGTCGCAGTACTTGGATTCGTGCTTGCTTGCACAACTCTAAACATTGGGGCCCGGTACTTTGCCATGTGTACATTCGCGACAGGAGTTTACTCCGCGAATAGCATCATCTTGGGCTGGGTATCGACAACTTGCGGTCAGACCAGGGAGAAGAAAGCAATCTCTCTCGCTATCGTCAATACTGTTGCGTCCATCTCTGCCATCTACGGCCCA TATCTGTGGCCAAAGTCGAATGCGCCGCGGTATACCATTCCTATGCTTGCGAGTGCAGCCTTTTCCATCGGCGCTGTTTTTCTGGCATGGTTGCTACGATGGATGCTTGTCAGGGCaaacaagaagctcctccaacaATCTGGCGACAGCCGCCCCAACCTGTACCCTTATTAG
- a CDS encoding Pyruvate decarboxylase, which translates to MGSLTAEVSSDATTPTIPLGLYLWTRIRQQGTESIMGVPGDMNLELLDYIKQVPGLRWVGNTNELNAAYAADGYARVKDCPGAITTTMGVGEMSALNGVAGAYTEQVKVIHVVGTTPTEAQKNRVMIHHCLGSNPDHRVFDKISSHVRCAHAWIDDADTATAEIDRVIRECWIKSLPVYIFVPMDFVHIPVSARRLEQPIDLTYSINIENEAIAIQQIVNAVCQAKNPLLLVDGLVSRHGAVEEARQLANLLNLPVFTAPMGKGIIDETLPIWRGIYAGDVSTPGLKQYVEESDCIINLGPFLSDSNTGGHSRQIGLQQALMLEPDSCTIFGQKFEQVFLRPLLKKLLSAFKGAGISPVPLPTFLEENANDVDGSEIKQSWIWKRIGQFSRPGDVVVVESGTAQFGFPDAVLPNDIKYITQVYFGSIGYSVGSCLGAALAQSEIQARDGMPGGRTILVVGDGSLQLTVQEIATMIRHGLAPLLLVINNNGFTIERAIHGPEEEYNDISQWRHQQLLETFGSRNGRANSCEVKTRKELELVLNSASYLEPKEIQLLEIFMGTYDYPWRLEKQIALINARNAAKKQALVNGSS; encoded by the exons ATGGGCTCACTCACCGCTGAGGTATCATCCGATGCCACGACCCCTACTATCCCTCTTGGGCTGTACCTCTGGACTCG AATTCGCCAGCAGGGTACAGAAAGCATCATGGGCGTTCCTGGTGACATGAACCTAGAACTGCTCGACTACATCAAGCAAGTTCCGGGCCTAAGATGGG TTGGCAACACAAACGAGCTCAACGCAGCATACGCCGCAGATGGTTACGCTCGTGTCAAAGATTGCCCAGGCGCAA TCACCACCACTATGGGTGTGGGAGAGATGAGCGCCTTGAATGGTGTCGCAGGCGCCTATACCGAACAAGTCAAGGTAATCCACGTGGTGGGAACGACTCCGACTGAAGCGCAAAAGAACCGTGTCATGATCCATCATTGTCTAGGCTCAAATCCTGACCACAGA GTGTTTGACAAGATCTCCAGCCATGTCAGATGTGCGCACGCATGGATCGACGATGCAGATACTGCGACGGCTGAAATCGAC CGGGTCATCCGGGAATGCTGGATCAAGTCTCTGCCTGTGTACATCTTTGTGCCAATGGATTTTGTGCACATCCCCGTGTCTGCTCGCCGTCTGGAGCAACCAATCGACCTGACGTattccatcaacatcgaAAACGAAGCTATTGCTATTCAACAGATCGTCAACGCCGTCTGTCAAGCAAAAaaccctcttcttctcgttgacgGTTTGGTATCTCGACACGGCGCGGTTGAGGAAGCGAGACAGTTGGCAaacctcctcaacctccccgTCTTTACAGCCCCGATGGGCAAGGGTATTATTGACGAGACCTTGCCGATCTGGAGGGGTATTTACGCTGGGGATGTATCTACACCTGGCCTGAAGCAATACGTCGAGGAGAGCGactgcatcatcaacctcggtCCTTTCCTGTCGGATAGCAATACTGGAGGCCACAGCAGACAGATAGGTCTTCAACAAGCTCTCATGCTTGAACCAGACAGCTGTACG ATATTCGGCCAGAAGTTCGAACAAGTCTTTCTGCGGCCTT TGTTGAAGAAACTCCTGTCTGCATTCAAGGGCGCAGGGATTTCCCCCGTTCCTCTACCAACCTTTCTCGAGGAGAACGCAAACGATGTCGATGGCAGCGAGATCAAGCAGTCCTGGATCTGGAAACGGATTGGCCAATTCTCCAGACCAGGCGACGTCGTAGTTGTTGAGTCAGGCACAGCACAATTCGGGTTTCCCGATGCCGTTCTACCCAACGACATCAAATATATCACACAAGTGTACTTTGGCTCCATAGGGTACTCAGTCGGCTCGTGCTTAGGCGCTGCACTGGCGCAGTCCGAGATCCAGGCTCGGGATGGCATGCCTGGCGGACGGACTATTCTGGTAGTTGGCGATGGGAGTTTGCAGCTGACTGTCCAAGAGATAGCGACTATGATCCGGCACGGATTGGCGCCTCTATT ActcgtcatcaacaacaacggctTCACTATCGAAAGAGCCATCCACGGACCCGAAGAAGAGTACAACGACATCTCGCAGTGGCGTCATCAGCAACTCCTCGAAACATTTGGCTCCCGCAACGGCCGAGCCAACAGCTGCGAGGTCAAGACAAGGAAGGAGTTGGAGCTAGTGCTCAACTCAGCGAGCTATCTTGAGCCAAAGGAGATTCAACTGCTTGAGATTTTCATGGGGACGTATGACTACCCGTGGCGTTTGGAGAAGCAGATAGCTTTGATAAATGCGAGAAAcgcagccaagaagcaggcttTGGTGAATGGCTCTTCTTAG